In Archocentrus centrarchus isolate MPI-CPG fArcCen1 chromosome 1, fArcCen1, whole genome shotgun sequence, the following proteins share a genomic window:
- the LOC115778734 gene encoding zinc finger protein Gfi-1b-like, with protein sequence MPRSFLVKRGGLHHLRPVARSSSPRATAVMFSELEKRTEAWDTSLEYTTAKTTGDNAVTTLLLQQDYSFSNENGSLHPFSPQSYDHSSAEPCSPVNANIFSQVNQVVSPPPTAEVLSSLQVSSGYPDKLSSGLGELTEHHPILRETRSSAPRQECPLCCKIFSCLSSLKSHICKSHGSRARVSAAHIKSSRAGNEQASGRGKERTFSCTVCGKVFKRSSTLSTHLLIHSDTRPYPCQYCGKRFHQKSDMKKHTFIHTGEKPHVCKICGKAFSQSSNLITHSRKHRDDRPYRCPRCLYSFQHKMDLRQHQDHHCTYR encoded by the exons ATGCCTCGTTCTTTCTTGGTGAAGCGAGGTGGGCTTCACCACCTTCGGCCCGTAGCAAGAAGCTCCAGTCCTCGAGCCACTGCGGTAATGTTCAGTGAACTGGAAAAAAGGACGGAAGCCTGGGATACATCCCTGGAGTACACCACAGCAAAGACAACTGGCGATAATGCGGTCACCACTCTATTATTACAGCAGGACTACAGCTTCTCTAATGAAAACGGCAGCCTTCACCCATTCAGTCCTCAGTCATACG ACCACAGTTCTGCTGAGCCCTGCAGTCCTGTCAACGCAAATATTTTTAGCCAAGTGAACCAAGTCGTTTCTCCGCCTCCCACGGCAGAAGTACTGTCGAGTCTTCAGGTGAGCTCCGGATATCCAGACAAACTGTCATCGGGGctgggagagctgactgagcaCCATCCGATCCTGAGAGAGACCAGGAGCAGCGCTCCGAGACAGGAGTGCCCACTCTGTTGCAAG atattttcatgtctgtcaaGTCTGAAAAGTCACATTTGCAAGAGTCACGGAAGCAGAGCTCGCGTGTCAGCGGCACACATCAAGTCCAGCAGGGCTGGTAATGAGCAGGCGTCCGGCAGGGGCAAG GAAAGGACGTTCAGCTGTACGGTCTGTGGAAAAGTGTTCAAGCGCTCCTCCACCCTCTCCACTCATCTGCTCATTCATTCAGACACCCGGCCCTATCCCTGCCAGTACTGTGGCAAACGCTTCCACCAGAAGTCTGACATGAAGAAACACACCTTCATACACACAG GGGAGAAGCCCCACGTGTGTAAGATATGTGGCAAAGCATTCAGCCAGAGCTCCAACCTCATCACCCACAGCCGTAAACACAGGGACGACAGGCCCTACCGCTGCCCTCGGTGCCTTTACAGCTTCCAGCACAAAATGGACCTGCGGCAGCACCAGGACCACCACTGCACCTACCGCTGA
- the LOC115778671 gene encoding N-acetylmuramoyl-L-alanine amidase-like, with protein sequence MAFFGLKFFVLALFYFFTVYSRPTGVHLRNMEGFIRAVQQVEHSNPGLPPLALVKALRRTAGHDDMMTIHFLGASNDLSDAEILETAILNASSFSFFDKAIHHIVTDHGEERGVVLAEDGTTVALAPLLIGLESGLKAKMEGTAPAGIFPLTLGRTLGLSFLSLQDFPPAHRLGPNGCWDSVEHPRIFKLSQPATLATDAMINGGMDGLILGMDLSNLSASEQPRALSETLRGYYSFNLSEVQGMDSVTSHISPRRRELSRSILESFDLHSQVMETLALVWKLEKTEWISMDAGVGKAVKDGLETFVKKYCDCPQIIPRCQWGAKPHQGTTIPLSLPLQYLYIHHTYEPSSPCLSFPSCSRDMRAMQRFHQEDRGWSDIGYSFVVGSDGYVYEGRGWHHLGTHTRGHNDVGYGVSIIGNYTTTLPSRYAMDLLRHRLVQCAVHGGGLATNFTIHGHRQVVNYTACPGDAFFSEIRTWEHFRE encoded by the exons ATGGCTTTCTTTGGACTTAAGTTTTTTGTTCTGGCtttattttacttctttacTGTCTACAGCAGGCCGACAG GCGTCCACTTGCGTAACATGGAAGGCTTTATTCGAGCGGTGCAGCAAGTTGAACACTCCAACCCTGGTCTGCCCCCCCTGGCTCTGGTCAAGGCCCTGCGGAGGACTGCTGGCCATGATGACATGATGACCATCCATTTCTTGGGTGCTTCCAATGATCTCAGCGATGCTGAGATCCTAGAGACAGCCATTCTCAATGCCTCATCCTTCAGTTTTTTTGACAAGGCCATCCACCACATTGTGACGGATCACGGAGAAGAACGCGGGGTGGTTCTGGCAGAAGATGGAACCACAGTGGCGCTTGCACCCTTATTAATAGGACTTGAATCAGGACTAAAAGCTAAGATGGAGGGGACAGCACCAGCTGGGATCTTCCCTCTCACCCTAGGCAGGACACTGGGCCTGTCGTTTCTCAGTCTCCAGGACTTCCCACCAGCTCATCGTCTGGGGCCTAACGGGTGCTGGGACAGCGTGGAGCACCCCAGGATTTTCAAGCTGTCTCAGCCTGCCACTCTAGCCACAGATGCCATGATCAATGGTGGCATGGATGGCCTTATCCTGGGCATGGATCTCAGCAATTTAAGTGCATCTGAACAGCCACGGGCCCTCAGTGAGACTTTAAGAGGGTACTACAGTTTTAATCTGAGTGAGGTACAGGGCATGGATTCTGTGACCAGTCACATTAGTCCAAGGAGAAGGGAACTCTCTAGATCCATTCTAGAGTCTTTTGATCTTCACAGCCAGGTGATGGAGACACTAGCCTTGGTCTGGAAGCTGGAGAAGACAGAATGGATTTCTATGGACGCTGGAGTGGGGAAGGCGGTGAAGGATGGATTGGAGACATTTGTGAAGAAGTACTGCG ACTGCCCTCAAATCATCCCTCGCTGTCAGTGGGGGGCAAAGCCCCACCAGGGAACAACTATTCCACTGTCTCTTCCTCTCCAATATCTGTACATTCACCACACCTATGAGCCATCATCACCCTGTTTATCCTTCCCAAGCTGTTCTCGTGACATGAGGGCCATGCAGCGTTTCCACCAGGAGGACCGTGGTTGGAGTGACATCGGATACAG CTTTGTGGTCGGGTCTGACGGCTACGTTTATGAGGGTAGAGGTTGGCACCACCTCGGCACACACACCAGGGGACACAATGACGTCGGGTATGGTGTGTCAATCATTGGTAACTACACTACCACCCTGCCCTCTCGCTATGCCATGGACCTGCTACGTCATCGTCTAGTCCAATGTGCTGTACATGGAGGAGGACTGGCTACCAATTTCACCATCCACGGCCACAGACAGGTGGTGAACTACACCGCCTGCCCTGGAGATGCCTTCTTTTCAGAAATAAGAACCTGGGAGCATTTCAGGGAATGA